The sequence below is a genomic window from Glycine max cultivar Williams 82 chromosome 20, Glycine_max_v4.0, whole genome shotgun sequence.
ATAATGTAATGTATGTGGACAACAATGTGTAATTGGTGGGAGTAAATTGGTACTTCACATTTTAAgttgtttgaaatattttttttttataaaaaaaagacagaaAAGTGGGCCAGTCCGCATAACCCACCAACCCGTGGTGGGCCGGATCGGACCAACATTTTGTTAACCCACATAAAAATGGGTTGAGTTGGGCTAGTCCACTTTTAGCTCAACCCGTTACAGGCCCGTCCACATAGGTCGGACTGGCCCGTTTTAACAGCTCTAGATGCACCTTGGTGTTATTGCAAGGCCAAAATATTTGTTAACGCGGTTTCGGTAAATGAAAACACCGATTCAAttgatttatatgttttttaggtttaaatactaattttaatctcttattttgttgaatatgaaattttaattgcttGATAGATTTTATCACCGATTTATCAATTTATCCGATAAACTATTAGGAGCCCATTTAGGGCTTGGGAGATTAAAAGTATCCGGAACAATAAACCTTTTTAAAGTCGCTCATTTTGCATCCGAAAAACCAATATATGaacaaagtttaattttattgcCCCATCTAACTACTCTAGGTTGGGGTAGGTGCTGGGAaagttatttctattttaaaaattatatgaaataaaaaaattaaaattgtaactcaattttaaaatagaccaaaattacaaatgaaataaaataaaagaaccaaaagtctatttatttttttattaaagcacATCAATTGAATTTAGATTCGTTGTGTATTTACCTTGAATTCACAATATATGAGTTACCAGCAGATCATCTCAAGATGGGGGCGGAACGAGAAAGGGACAGAAGAAATGCATGTTAATTAAATCCGTTGAGAAGTAAAAGGTTACGTCTAAGAAATTTATTAACTTCTCAGTAAACATGAGAAATTCATGTCTGAGAAGTGGAACCAAACATAGACACAGATGATAGAGGGCTGATACAAAATCAATTACAGCCATTCATATACGTATACACACAATATGTCATGCTACAAAGTGACCATCATGTGTAAGAAGACATTACACCATCCAAGTCGaaccaaagacaaaataaaaagataaacataGCTCCAAAAGGTAAAATAGAACATGAttgaaatgaagaaattaacaatAAGGTAGTGCAGTGCAGTGCAGTGGTACTTAGACACGAGTTCCAGCAGCAGCAGACTTGTGCATTGGATCTCCTGTAGTCCCTCCCACACCATGAGCATTACCATAGTCAGTGTCACGGTACCCGGGACCATACCTACTGCTATATAGTCCTGCGTGGATCAGTATCAGGTACAACAACTGTGTCAATGTGAGTATTATTATGAAAGCCTCCACTACCCTCAGCCTCCACCCTCTGTGCCCTCCTATGTTTATTTGCTTGCAAGCCAACCTGTTTCATTCATCCACACACACATAACTTTTTGTTACCCCtcataacataattaattaagaccACCAAGATATAAGGTGAGTTATATGATAAAGACAAAAGAGAATACGCAAAAGATCGTGGGTTGGATCTCTTTTGGTAGTATTCTAAGAAACTTAGatttagagataaaaataaaatataaaattaagagcacGTAGTGAGGTTAGTTTAGTTTAGGTGTGGTTTACCCAAATGCTAGAGCAGTGACTGCCCAAGCAACGATTGATGTGGCTCCTGCAGATGCTAAACTGTCACTCCTCCATGTCCTAATGTGATTCGCACCCAAAAGTTTGGACACTATGCCCAAAACGGCTGCTAGTATGGAGAAGATTAAGAAAAACATAGTTGCACCATTTCCACCAAAGCCTGAAAGGACATATAACAACAAGGGGgtcattttaattagttaatttaacACTTATCACTTATTAGTTTTTTCAAATGGGAATGTAACAAGGTGCTCTTTTTTATCACTAATTAACCAACTGCTACCACttcataaattcaaataattgtaAGACCATTGTTATCTTAGCTTAGAAAAAGTAACATTTTGTAACATGAagatcaatcaatcaatcaaatgaTAACAAATTGACAAAATAGTAGATGGAAAATGGTATAGAAATGGATATAGGAAGTGTATAAGCTTACTAGGGTGGTAAGTTTGGCCATTGATGAACTTGTTGAGGCACCAACTAGCAAAGCCAAGAACAATAAAATACATGATCAAGTTAAGAAACAGCAATGGAGCTGCTGCGTTCCTTCCAACTGTGGCCATTTTTTAGTAGCTAGTGATTTTTTGTCTTCACAAACTCACTTAAATTTTGTAGATAAAGCGGAGAATTTCTTGCACCGATTTCTACTTACTTCACAATCTCTCTCACGTCGTGCTCCGTTGCTTGTTGAGGGTGGCACTGTGAAGCCATATAAATATAGAGACACTAAAGGTGCTTTGAAGACACGTGTCAATCAGCAAGGTCATGCATGTGTGCTTCCGTGTACAGGTGGTAGGACACTTGTCGTGGTTTGTCATTATATTTTCCACATATCTCTTTCTGGCTTctgcttctctctctttctctcttttcaaattgTAATCAGAATTCAGAAGTTTAAATAAACGGTGCATTATCCAGAAACTTAAATTcagggtaattttttttataactttaactacgttgttaaaaattaataattaaaatttagtatattttaaatgcATGATAGAAACATGAAATTTGGTTAATTGTTTGAAACTTGGaagacaaatttaattttttttagactcAAATAcatttaaagttattattttttttagaatgtatTAAGTGAGtatcaaactcatatcttaTTTTACATTAACATATATGTGTTGAGAATTGAGCTACACCATTAGATTTATTTAAATAgattaacatattattttatataatttttttatcaataaatatctattgttagttaaaaaaaattagttgaagaTTGAAACCCACCGTATTCCCACTTTATACTCATTTAAAAGAATACCTTttgtatattttcattaatttaacaatttagaaatataaaaaaggtgaCGGGAGATaacttttgtatttaaaaatacattaatcAAATTCTAAAAACAGGAATATATATCAGCATTTAGATTATTACTTGCAAGAATTTGAcccaaaaacaaacaacaaagagCTCTTGCAAGATTGGCTACAATAATTgttgtatttattaaattagtgAGGTCTCGTTTTAGCAGGGTGGATATCTATTGGTTGAACACCTGTGCAGAAGGTTTCAGTCCAGAAGAAATCATTCTTATCCAATTGGACAAATATTATATGAGAATTTGGAGTGTTTCGTGAGTCGAAAGCTTCTGCATGGATGTTTTATACTACCATTTCTTTTTCTAGtatattttgtgtgtgtgtgtggttaaAAGGTAGTATTACTATATTCGCTCcttcttatatattttgaagattttttatataaaaaaattaataaatataataaaaaaaaatattttaataaaatacttatGCTATTAagatttttatgtaaaaaatgtaataagattttttattttatcatcttttatttctattctgattgtatattaattactttatttttatttccactttcatgataaatgtataaattaattaagaaataaggatataattgataaaaaaaatataaatagcattatcttaaattttttatatgagaAATAAGTAGAAGTATACTTTTTCGGAAAATTCGACACTTAAAAAGATCACAGAATTAAGGAATAAATAAGATCGATTAAGTTTTATATCATCGATGCTACAAAATACATAGCATATCACCACCTTAAAAATATACAACTTTTACATTTTCATCCCGTCAAACGtaatattcaattattaaaacttgtttctcataaataaaaataatctataaatctatttatttatatctatataataataattatttgcctaccaaaaaaaatctatataatgataaaaaaagaaatctgAATTATGCAATCATATATTCGTATATTGATGGTGAAGATGCAGGTTTTGGAGGTCTACTTGGGGGATTAGATTGTTGGCTTCATTGGGTTTATATGTTGAAATTGCCCCCATTTTACATGGGTTAAATGAGTAAAATGCTCCACGTGCGCACGTATTCACAGCTTATTATTCACTTGATTAAACACTCCTATTTAGCATTTCACGCATATGCTTTCTATCTTAGAAAGCATCTGTGAGAAATTGAATGGAGTATTGCAAGTATCACTTCGTCATATTCTTCGTGAAGGCAATTATATAGTGCTTATGTTTAATTTGGCTAAAATGGGAGCAACTCAATGGGAAAGCACGTGTATTCTATCCACCCCTGTCTCAGTTTCAGGGTTCGATGGATCTTCTTGGcttaaaaaaagtgaaacagTTCTGtgtatttgagagaaaaaaaaaaaacagaagaagtgttttaaaaataaatgaccaTATTATGCCACCAAATTACAAGGCTATTGTTAATGAGTTGAAATTTTTTCATGCTACAGCGCACATTGTACAGGTTTATAATGCTATGtaaaattacacaaaacaaaattggGTTGATGGGCTCAAAGGGATGCGGATAGGTTGGTGAATATTGCTgggagtgttgctaggtgcacccagcaaaaatataaaatgctaAAATTGCCCCTATCAGCTTTCTTCCTTAAAATGCCAAAATTTTTTCCGGAACAGCTTCTTACTCCATTTTCAAAGAGCTTTCTTCTCGTTTTCCACTTTTTCCTGCGGCATTGTCTCTGGTTCGTGGGGGTAGCAAGGTTGAGTGCAGCGGTGAAGGTGAAATTTCCGGCGTGAAGCTTTGCGGTGGTCGGTGGCGGCAAACAAGGTACGCAGATGGCGTTTGTGCGTCGCGGACGTACGGATGGcttccggatcaagttgatccgtaagctttttacggatcaacttgatccataaaaagcttacggatcaacttgatccataagctTGTTACGGATTAACTTGATCCGTAActtccggatcaagttgattcgtaacattcttccggatcaagttgatccgtaagttccggatcaacttgatccataagtgtattatttttggtatttgctgtttttgcatttttgcatctgtttttccattaattttccttttttattttaaattactaatttttttgtatggtcattttttgtttgatttggttaGATGGATAAAGATGAGTGGATGTATGAAATAATGTCTGAACGAGCggatatggattatgaaaatgcAGAATCATGTGGtgcgaatgaaccacatgttgattgttcggaaGCGTTCAAGACTTCTCAGGTTATAATGTTAATGCTTgtcacatatttaataaaatgaatattggtagaaaacttaaattatgtgatttttgtaggtgtttgagtGCCGAGAGAATGTTTTGCGGTGGGCTCGATCCGTGGCTCATGAAAACGGATTTGTGGTGGTGATTTTAAGGTCGGACACAAACACAAGTAGTAGAGGGAGAAGtacgtttgtgttaattggctgTGAAAGGAGTGACGAGTATAAGtgtaggaaaaaagaatttatcagaAGAGACACTGGGACTAATTTATCAGAAGAATTGGCTGTGAAAGGAGTGACGAGTACAAGAatctcaactaaaaaaatagatttttatatataacaaactaattaataaattgtttttcttcttacggatcaaggTGATCCGTACGTTGATCAATAAGACACTTACGGATCAACGTACGGATCAccttgatccgtaagaagaaaaacaagtagGGGCAATTTTGCCATTTAAGAATTTTACTGGGTGCacattgctgggtgcacctagcaacactctatTGCTGGTGGTATCATGAGTTTGCGTCGAATCTTTTCGTGAATTTGCCCATTGGTATCAAAGATTTAGAAGAATGCATGATGTGCAATGCTGAATCCCATAAAccaaatcttaattaattttatattatttaatgtgattatttttaaaatattttttgtttaattgagattatcttcttttttttgttgaattgagattacctttttaaagatatttttttaatttcaaattctaataaaagacagtttaaaaaaaatactatttttaaataaatgatattgattaacttttttgttagcataaattatttttccttcttatatTCAATGTTGGAATACGTTTCTTGATTTTATCATCGACTCATGACATCAAAGTTTTGTTGGAAAAGGCATGGCATGTCTCTGCAATACACTTGAGGATGATTctgaacaaagaaagaaaagcttaAGGCTATATAGCTCAGTAGTGACttttcgtgtttttttttttcacattgcgaatatgattattttttatgtttctgaTATGATTTTCATATCCTAAGAGTGATTCTTCCATTCTCAACATGTTTTTAAACATGCTAAACAACATCCTAAACATATGTCAGTTCAAGgcagtttttttctttgat
It includes:
- the LOC100782087 gene encoding membrane protein PM19L is translated as MATVGRNAAAPLLFLNLIMYFIVLGFASWCLNKFINGQTYHPSFGGNGATMFFLIFSILAAVLGIVSKLLGANHIRTWRSDSLASAGATSIVAWAVTALAFGLACKQINIGGHRGWRLRVVEAFIIILTLTQLLYLILIHAGLYSSRYGPGYRDTDYGNAHGVGGTTGDPMHKSAAAGTRV